In Mucilaginibacter boryungensis, a single window of DNA contains:
- a CDS encoding dihydrofolate reductase family protein: protein MANTPCKVVVIEHLTLDGVYQAPARADEDTRNNFKHGGWSMAGADPQMQQIIGKSMAGGWSLLAGRTTYEDLFEGWQVRQPSHPMTQALTDVQKFVASQNPNYKHSWKNSILLEGEATEAVAKLKKEHDKTLIVFGSGLLVHSLMQHGLVDEMILMIHPVVLGEGFRFFDQGTPFTRLKLQDKIITGTGVILANYQCITG from the coding sequence ATGGCAAATACACCGTGCAAAGTTGTAGTGATAGAACACCTAACACTTGATGGCGTTTATCAGGCACCGGCGCGTGCCGATGAAGATACCCGCAATAATTTTAAACACGGTGGTTGGTCTATGGCTGGCGCCGACCCGCAAATGCAGCAAATAATAGGTAAAAGCATGGCGGGTGGCTGGTCATTATTGGCTGGCCGCACAACTTATGAAGACCTTTTTGAAGGCTGGCAGGTAAGGCAGCCATCACACCCAATGACACAGGCGCTCACTGATGTTCAGAAATTCGTAGCATCACAAAATCCTAATTACAAACATTCCTGGAAGAATTCGATATTGCTGGAAGGCGAAGCGACCGAGGCTGTTGCCAAACTAAAAAAGGAGCACGATAAAACGCTGATTGTTTTTGGCAGCGGTTTGCTGGTGCATTCGCTTATGCAGCATGGTTTGGTTGACGAAATGATATTAATGATACATCCCGTAGTTTTAGGCGAAGGGTTTAGGTTTTTTGACCAGGGTACGCCATTTACCCGATTAAAACTGCAGGACAAAATAATTACAGGCACGGGCGTAATATTAGCAAACTATCAATGTATCACCGGGTAA
- a CDS encoding right-handed parallel beta-helix repeat-containing protein has product MKKLALLTLFFAARCFASFSATYYVAVDGKDDNPGTLKKPLSTIQRAQSLVNPGDTVYIRGGVYHMKEEQISRQLRGYACVTFLDKSGAPGKYISYLAYPKEKPVFEYSAVKPANFRVAAFYVTGSWIHLKGFEVTGVQVTIKTHTQSECFENHGSHNIYEMLSMHDGMAIGFYLLNGSDNLILNCDAYRNYDDFSENGRGGNTDGFGCHPQPGSKGNVFRGCRAWFNSDDGYDCINAFEATTFENCWAFYNGFDANFKSAGDGNGFKAGGYARRPGSEVPNPVPQNTIQFCLAVGNKANGFYANHHINGSFWYNNSAYRNGVNFNMMNRLRDDVMADVPGYNHKMRNNLGYKGNNEVTMLDAAKCDISHNYFDLNLKATAEDFVSLDEKLLVAPRKSDGNLPDNGFMKLKPNSQFIDKGEDIGFAFKGKAPDLGAFEAGK; this is encoded by the coding sequence ATGAAAAAATTAGCCTTACTTACCCTGTTTTTTGCTGCGCGTTGTTTTGCATCCTTTTCGGCAACTTATTATGTAGCAGTTGATGGGAAGGACGACAACCCCGGAACCTTGAAAAAGCCGCTGTCCACTATCCAGCGGGCGCAGTCCCTGGTTAACCCCGGCGATACGGTTTATATCCGTGGCGGCGTTTACCATATGAAGGAGGAACAGATAAGCAGGCAATTACGCGGTTATGCCTGCGTTACTTTTTTAGATAAAAGTGGTGCGCCAGGCAAATACATTAGTTATTTGGCCTACCCAAAAGAAAAACCGGTGTTTGAATATTCGGCTGTTAAACCAGCTAATTTCAGGGTGGCAGCCTTTTATGTCACCGGATCGTGGATACACCTGAAGGGTTTTGAAGTTACCGGGGTACAGGTTACTATAAAGACGCATACACAGTCCGAATGCTTTGAAAATCATGGCAGCCATAACATTTATGAAATGCTAAGTATGCACGATGGTATGGCCATCGGTTTCTATTTACTGAACGGGTCGGACAACCTGATCCTGAATTGTGATGCCTACCGTAATTACGACGATTTTTCGGAAAATGGGCGTGGCGGCAATACCGATGGCTTTGGCTGCCACCCCCAGCCTGGCAGTAAGGGTAATGTTTTCAGGGGTTGCCGCGCCTGGTTTAACAGCGACGATGGTTATGATTGTATTAACGCCTTCGAAGCCACTACCTTTGAAAATTGCTGGGCGTTTTATAATGGTTTCGATGCCAATTTTAAAAGCGCCGGCGATGGCAACGGCTTTAAAGCCGGGGGTTATGCCCGTCGTCCGGGTAGCGAGGTGCCGAATCCAGTACCGCAAAATACCATACAGTTTTGCTTAGCAGTAGGCAATAAAGCTAATGGGTTTTATGCTAACCACCACATTAACGGCAGCTTTTGGTATAATAACAGCGCTTACCGCAACGGGGTAAATTTTAATATGATGAACCGCCTGCGCGATGATGTAATGGCTGATGTACCCGGCTATAACCATAAAATGCGCAACAACCTGGGCTACAAAGGCAACAACGAAGTTACCATGCTGGATGCCGCCAAATGCGACATAAGCCACAACTATTTCGATTTGAACCTGAAGGCTACAGCGGAAGATTTTGTAAGTCTTGATGAAAAGCTGCTTGTAGCCCCGCGCAAAAGTGATGGCAACCTGCCTGATAATGGCTTTATGAAATTAAAACCAAACAGTCAGTTTATTGATAAGGGCGAGGATATTGGTTTCGCCTTTAAAGGGAAGGCGCCAGATCTTGGTGCTTTTGAAGCGGGCAAATAG